In Capra hircus breed San Clemente chromosome 5, ASM170441v1, whole genome shotgun sequence, the DNA window TTACATGGAGACTTAAGATTTTTAGATTAAGAAATTtttgcttatattaaaaaaaagacaaaactgatCAGAGCCAAAGTTAAATACACTTATTTTCCTTTGCAGAAACATCCAaattatctttcttctttcaaTTACCACAAGAGCACATTACACTAAAATTTCACTGTACTACCAAGCCCAGCTCTTGCCAAATGAGTTTTTTTTCTCAACTCAAGGTTACTTCAACTCAGTCCTTACTTCAATTATCAAAGATTATCTACATAACCTGGAAAATTAAATAGCCAAAGAGTGTGGGAAAACATCATGAAACCTTGAGACACAAGTTTAATGTTCTGTCCACTGCTGGGAATTGAATTGAACAACCTCCTAAAGCTTTAAGTATGTAAATGTTAGTGTAATGCTTCCaactaaatgtatatttttacctACTTAAACAAACAAATTTAAGAATATAACAAAGAATCCTAATGTTTTGtggaaaaaaatctgcattttacaaagaatattcagaaaatatcctagataaaacacagatttttgtgatataaataattaaaaaacattctCTGTTTGTTACCAGACCGATGCACACTCCCTCCTCCTTTGGGAAACCGCTGCAGCCGATCCCGTctctttgccttttatttttggcGGCCTCCTTTCGAAAACTCCGCCTTCTGACACGGGACCACTGGAGCGCGGGGAGCATGCATCAAGGGTCCGTGGCAGTGAGAAGTCCCCACACACGCTCGCTCTGTGAACTGGCTTAGATGCTTCTCTGTAGCCCCATTTGGTTGCCAAGCGCCGGAGAACCTGGGTTCGGGTAAAAATTTCAGGTCCTCCAACGCCTCCCCCAAGGATAATTGGGGTgattgtagaaaaaaataattaataaaaaaaatgtaagttACATCCAAAGGGTCAGACTGCATCTATTGCCCAGACTGGATTAATTTCAGGGGAAAGgggagatgattaaaaaaaaaaaaaattcagttgttAAAGGGCCTGTGAAGAAAGGGGCATTATGTCTGTTTCTTATTACAATAAAGGCTCCTCAGTCTTTACTGACCCCTAAAGTCCTGAAATCACACCAGAAAGACGAGAAGGCAGTTATCACAGGGGGCAGCGTGAGTCTCCGGCTAGGGTTGATGGtgtaacaaaaggaaaacaaaaatttacaGGGCCAGGATGGATGTGAGATGGGGCAAGTGGGGAATTATGCTCCACGATCGCATCTTCAGAGCTAGAATGCTCCTTAGTCAGTCTCATTGTGTATGACCACAGGCAGCAGAGCAGGCTGAATTACTGCACTGGACGCAGATTTGTGCTTTCCTACTAGAAAGCACTGGGGACTGGAGTCAACAGTTCAGGTACTAACACTTGGGAGTATCTCTGGAGAGGTTCAATGGGGGGCAGACACGGTGCAAGTTCTTCCTACTAGAAAGGTGTCTTGTATGTGCACATATAGCAGGCTAAGGGCATGCAAGAGCAAGGGCAGAATTTGATTTCTCCAGTCAGCCTGCCCTGATGTTATCTGTGCACTGTCACAGTATTACCTTGGTGGCTTTAGAGAAGATGCTGTTGCAGAGTAAGAAAtcaaaaagttaatattttagcCAGCTGCCTAGGGTAAGAACTTTTTGTCTGACAAGCCCTATGACATGGCCTGAATCTCCAATCACTAATTGGGAGGGACTGAGACTAGCCAATAGGCTCATCTAGAGCTGCTTCCGGCCAATGTAGATTTGCCTCGGCCATGTACTGAGTGATCTGCAGCTGCTATCAAAGCttctgttaaaaaacaaaacaaaataaattcaataCTTTTAGCTTAACAGTGTGcagtttaaacaaaaaaaaggaaaaattaaaaatatcccaTTGGAAGGGGAATAAATAGGATGACTATTATAAAGATGACTAGGATGACTATTATTTCCTGAGGACGACTATTATGAAGTTATGGGAATCAGAACTTACCTGAAGGGAATATTTAAGAGGCCATCGCTCGACAGGAAGTGAAAAAAggcctggtgactcagctgaAAATTGCACCCCTGTCTATGAGGTAGAAGCCTTCACTTTCCAGGATCTTGTAGGACCTTGGTCAGCATTCTGCCATTTTGGTGGGTTTCCCCCTTCCTTTTGATTTTTACAAGGCAGCAAACAAAGGGGCCCAAAACAAGCACTGATGTTGAGTAacaagaaacagactcagatacgttccctctcccctctcttggATGAGTGGGGGTGGGATGAAGAGTCTAAGTTATTCTAATGGCAGCCAATTGATTTGGTTTAGAAATGCAGGGGGACAtggaacaaatattttaaattgtctaGGCAAGATGCACAAAGAAGCTACCAGCACATAGCAAGCCTGTTTAAAAACCACCATCACTGAAAGCTTTTATGTAAACTGCTTTCAGGCTTCAGCCTCTTCTCCCAACAGGCCCAAGTTCTAACCGCACAGATCCAGACATGACCTCAGAGGGTAGAGACAATTTTTCAgtcatggctgcaagtcaccacCTCTGAAGGAGGGAATACGATGAGTGCAATGTATAAAAAGCCTTCATTACTTTCGTAATCCAGTTCAAATACTTGCTTCCTTTATGTTGAGTATCATAGGGAATATGGTTGCTTCTTGCCTTACTCAGCAAGAAGTatgtcaataaatttaaaaatatctttgtaaTAGAAATActcttgtcatttttttaaaattaagttttgaaTTACACCTATTTTTCTCAGAATGGGCTAAAGTACCACAAAATATCTCTGCATAAAATCATAATGGGTTTAAACTCCAGAACATCAGCTTCAGATTAAGATCTTAAATTGGAAGACAGCAAGCACATCAATGATATGAATATGGGTGGGAAGAGGGGCTAACTGAGTGCTCATGAAAATTTTACTTCAGTAAATTAAACCGGGCAAAGCAGATTTAATTGCTGAAAGGTATTGTATTTATACTTACTAAATCCCAAGAATATATTAGCATTCATGGAATTGTACCTCCACAGACATATTcgtagaggggaaaaaagtaacTGAAGAAACTAGCTTCTAGTAGCTAGATTCAATCAGGCTCATTCTATTCACccagaaaatagaataaaaccaGGAAAAAGTTGAGCTGTTCAACTGAATGTCTCCTCTCCCTCCAACTGTTTAAATAGTCATGCCTAGGCCTTGCTGCAGACCAAAGCCTGTTTGTTAGGAGCAGGAAgagactttgaaaataaaaagaaaataaaaaacaaacaaaaaacccaccaaggtttaaaaaaaaaatgtgggggggtggggggaaatcacgtacTTTGTATGTAAttcttctcttttaaatatttacctaAACATATGTATATGCAGCTCTAATGTGAAATGACAAGCAAATCTTTAAACCAAAAGATATATATACCATTGACAGAGACACCTATCTATACAAACCTAGCCCACGGGAGGCTACATCTGTGGCAATGAGAATGGGAGCCTTTCCAGAACGGAACTCTGCAAAACAAGGATGACACCATGAAAACCAAGTTATAAAATCAAAGCTATGTGATATATCTTAAAAAGTGACCAAATAAATATCCCCAGCTCTCTGGCCTTTTCTACCATGTTAAAATTTGAAGTAATGGTGTCAGAACATACCAAgctcttttaaatttaaagttaatAGTAGAGGTCTCTTATTCTAATGAAATGACACTTGATGGGCTCCAGAATAGCTCCTGGACAGAAattggtcaccagaaagaccaagctgTGATTGGAGAAGTTTGGAACTTTGAGCCCCACTCTCAATCCTCAGAGGAGATGAGAGGAGATGGAGACTGAGTTAACATGATGAAGCCTCCATTAAAATTTCTGGGAGCTTCCAGGCCACTCTATGTATCTATAAAGGCAAGAACTTATTAGATAGAGTGGTTTAAGTGGTGAAAAAGTAGTATAAAGACCCAGCATTACTGACATTTAAAAGTACAGTGGAGAGGACAAAAATGctctcaatattcaaaaaaccaGAGCATAGCTAGGCAAACTCTGGTCTACGGATCAAATGTGGCACAAATCCCATTTTTGGAATAAAGTTTTGCTGGAAAACAGCCAGGCTCTCTTTACATAATGTCTATGGCTATATTTGTGCTGCAATAGCAGCTAAACAGTTGTGACACAAACCACTATAAAAtctgcaaagccaaaaatatttactacctggctCTTTACAGAATGTTTACCAATCCCTGAAATACACTGTAAAGACAATGCTTTGTTTTGAACTCACCATTAAGTACCCAATCTCTTTCTGGTTGACTCTTGTCTCCATGGATACACATAGCTGGCCAACTGTCAGAAGAAAAAAGCCAAGTACATATTAGGAATTATTGAAATATTACACAACATTAACAGTACCAATTTACAAATTCCTACTGAATTATAAAATCCGAGGCAAATTAATTACATCAGTGCTGCACTTACCCATCTCTGCGCATCCTTCGAGTGAGGTCATCACAGCGTCTCTTCGTCTCTACAAatattatggttttattttccttttcagccattatttcttccatAAGTTGGATTAACCTGAAAACCAGACGAAACAATGAAATCATCTAGAGAAGACCTCCTTATACATTATGCAGAAGCTATGTTTCCAGTATGAACCCTTCAGAGTTttagtatctttttaaattacttttaatacGGCTGGGAATTATCAGAGCTGGTCAAATTTAAGAATCCAGAATTCCTGCCTTTAACTTCATTGCTCTGGTTACATACATAATGGATTGTTGGGAAACAATGCTTTTAATGTGTTCAAGGCTAGGAAATACTGGCTTCTATGAATAACACTTTAATTTTAGAAGATTATTAGAGCAAAAGTTTTATCAGCATTATCAAAACAGTGAAATCTCTCATACTTGTGGTCTTTTTCGCTTTCCATGCAGACGTCCACAATCTGGAGGATGTTGTGGTTGGCACTCAGCTCCAGATTGCCTACGTTTATCTGGGTGTAATCACGAAGAAAATCCTCTGCCAGCTGTCTTACTTCTTTTGGCCAGGTGGCACTCCACATTAATGTCTGCCTATCAGGCTATCAGGAAAAGACAGACTTTCTTTTAGATTAAGGAACCACTATAGGCAAAGAGTATTAACAAAACATAAGCTTTACACACCCTGATTTGGTCAACAATTTTACGAATCTGGGGCTCAAAGCCCATATCAAGCATTCTGTCAGCTTCATCCAGTACAAGGTAAGTACATCGGCGAAGATTTGTCTTTCCTGACTCCAGGAAATCAATCAGGCGTCCAGGAGTAGCTATACAGATCTCAACACctgtaaaacaaaaccaaagatcTAGTCAACTAAGAATTCTTTAAATGCTGTTCAAGCTTCAGCAAGTACCTGGAAAAAACATGAcataaaggcaatggcaccccactccagtactcttgcctggaaaatcccatgaatggaggagcctggtaggctgcagtccatggggtcgctaagttggacatgactgagcgacttcactttcacctttcccttttatgcattggagaaagaaatggcaactcactccagtgttcttgcctggagaatcccagggacgggggagcctggtgggctgccgtctatggggttgcacgactgaagtgacttagcaacaagaATTTATGTATAAAAACCCCGTTAAGTCTCCAACCACACTGGACTTTCCTAAAATAGCATTTTAACCGTATTCGAGAATTTCTAAGCTACTAAAATACTGATCCCCCGACCCCACCAGAATCCACTATTTTCCTGTTCTATTTCATTTACAAAACCtggtaaaataaaactaaaaattcttaaatgctctttttttcttaCCTCTCTCCAAATCTCGAATCTGGGGACCTTTAGGAGCACCTCCATAGATGCAAGTGCTCTTCAATCTGGAACATTTGCCATAGTCATCAGCCACTTGCTGTACTTGCTGGGCAAGCTCTCTGGTAGGAGCCAGAACTAGACACTAAAGCAAACAAATCATTTGAGACACCACCCCAAGTTTAAGGGGaacaaaaaaagtacaaaaaggtTACTTAATTCTCTATTGTCTAATCTGGGGTAGGGGACTGGGAAGGCAATAGGTATAAGATATTGCACTGTAATGTGGCTAAAAATTATATCcctaacatcttacagaaaaacctgaatgaatctTTTGGTCAATCCAATTTGAGAACTAATATTTGCCATGTAGTATGATGGTTGACTTTTGATACGATTCATTAATGTGTGCTACATAAGATTTATAGACTGCATTACCTAGTTTTAACTAAACAACTCTCAAAATGAGTAAGTAGCTACAATATTCCTGTAACAAAACCAGGTAAGTCTCAAACTTTACTTAATTATCAGAACAAGAAAAGAGCAGAGCTGACATTTTTCTGACATCTAGTTCAAGCTCTTAGCCAGGCAAATCTGGCAAAAACACATTTATACACAATGTGACAAGAAGTTGGTCAAATAAAATTTAGACACTTTGAAACAGGAATCATATATGCTGGTAACAATAACTCACTTGGTATATCAATCCATTAGACATTAGTTAATGATAATATTGCTAACTCCGTTAGCCATATGAAATACATTACATATTATGTAATGAAAAATTAATGCACTACTTCTTGTTGTGAAGCATTAAGACATACTGTATAATGTacatatttataaacatatagTGAGTGCAAGctctattaaaaaaatgttaagaaagtaCATTCAAAATGTTTGAAGACCACTACTGAAATCTTACAGTAAATAGCATTAACTGAAAATGATCAAACCAGAAAATGGTGCTGGTCTATGAACATTTACAAAAGCATTActtaaacacaaaaaataaacatccCAAACCTGACTTATATCCACAGAGCAAGAATCTCATTTTACACCTTTGTATCCCTCATAGTATCAATGGGCAATTAAGCAATGCATCTGTATTTAATGCACAGAAAATGCCTACATATGAAGGTAACAGGCACAGTAGTTAAAAGTAAGACTGATTCAAATTCCAGCTCAGCAATTTAATTACTatctgaccctgggcaagtcactgtgCCTAAGATTTACCAGTAAGACAATATTTCCTCCAGATATGGAAGGTGGGGTTGCGAATGAAATCTGAGAACACATGTAAAGTTCAGTGcctaaaacataataataaactGTAGTTATTTTTCGAAGTATACACAAACTGAAAAACACTTACAATTGGGCCATCTCCTCTTTCCAAGTAAGGCTGGTGGTTAATATGAACAATTGCAGGTAGCAAATACTGGAGGAGAAAAGAAGGACAGTCTTATACCAAAACTAAGCCATTATATTAACTGTTCTAAGTTATCACAGTAATTGATAATGTCTAAGTAAAACCaggaaagggaaaacagaattCACATCTCTTACATATATATGCAACGCAAATATGAACATAAAATGCTTCCACATATTTCAGATAGCTAAAAAGCTGAAATATTACTTCCACTATTTGAATCAGAATTTTACGCACTgagaatatatgttaatatacaacaGCAAAATAAGTTACCACAATATGAAAAGTCTTCCCTTGTGGGTACATACCGCCAACGTCTTCCCAGAGCCAGTCTGAGCAATGCCCACCATATCCCGGCCACTAAGAGCCAAGGGAAATCCCTGGCACTGAATTGGAGTTGGTTCTGTAAAGTGCTGATCCATCAACACATCCATTACGTATTCTGTACAAGAACAGATATTATTGCTTTTAGGTAAAACTAAGAAGCGAACCTACAGCCAAAAGAAATTATACATCTCTCCAAGAGAAGCAGTAGTTTTGTCTTCAGTTACTGAAATTCAGTTATTTGACCTGCTGACTACTTCTCAAGAAGGCTACTGCCATAGCCATCTACCCTTATTCTCGAAAACTTGAAAACCATTGGTCTAAAGTATCTAAGGTACAAGGCATAGGCACCTAATAGCCGCCTACTGCTTATCTAATCCAAATTTTATCCAGGTAGAAAGcaattttattttgctatttttctaaaatgtagaGGCAAAACCCCAAGGAGatgaaaaccaaccaaccaatcaaacaaaaaaccctgCAAAAGACCCAAAGAAGTTCTAAACTGAGAACACATGAGCATTAAAAAGACAACTCCCCCTGCCAAAATACTTGAAGAACTTTTGTGAAAGGTTTCTGTTTGTCTTTTCAACAAAATCCTGAGCTGGGTCAAAACTTTTAAATAACTTATGAGCACAGTGACCATTCAAGCTAAATTAACAATTAATATACTGGACTGAAAAGCACTTACGTGGGAAGTTAGCATGATGGAAGGCAAACACAGGTTTAGGACAAACATCTCCCCCTCTCACTGTAATCTCTTTCTTTCGGCGTAATTCATCAACCTCATACTATTTAAGAAACAAAGTAAGACAAATCAGTAACCAATTTATTCTAAATGTGCAAAACTTTATGTTCCAATATAGCATAACAAGGATCAAATTCACAATTACAATGGAAAATATGTTTAACACTTCTTACAGTGTTTTTCATGTATGTTCAACTTCACCCAACTTTCTAAGTCAACGAAGCATGCAGTAGGTTTCATTTTCCACATGAGAACAGTTAAATGAAATATAACCAACATATGAGAATCAAGTGCTTTCTCTTACAAGTATCAGCTTTCCTAACAAGAACCAAAGAAAAACCCCCAccacaccagaaaaaaaaatacaagagtaaactttgtgtgtataaatatatatatgtatgagtaAACTTTGGCTAATTTATCTACTTGGTTCATTACTGTATGTCaagaaaaggtaaataaatacCGCCCCTAAAACTTACTGGAGTCAGCCTTGCCACTTCTGGATGTTCGACATAAAAATTCTTCTCAAACTTGGGGAGCTCACTCAAATCCCACTTCTTTTTACGTAGACGCTCCCCTGGATTACCAAATTTCTTTGGGGGAAGGCCACCACCACCTCTTGCTCCAAATCTAGAAATATCAAAATTTTCAgtttattagtatttttaaagcaaaatatttcaGGTGCCATAAAAACATGCAAAAAGATACAACTCTTAAGATACTACCAGCCCCCTCCAAAAAATATTTGTGTAAAGTACTTAAAACAGTATCTGCCATAGTAAACAGTACAAATTGACATAattgtattcattcaacaaatagttacTGGGTATCAACTATAAAGTGGTGCTAGAAatacgcgggagcctggtgggctgccatccatggggttgcacagagttggacacgactgaagcgacttagcagcagcagcagaaatactAACGTGAACAGAAATTGCTACTCTTATGTAATATTCTGAAATGAAGCTAAGTGAGGACATTAAGTTTAAATTAGGGCAAAACTATGGACAGGTAGAAAAAGTTATCTAAGgtctttaaaacaatttaaaaatcattcttttcGCTTTATCTTGCTTTCACAACAAACAAATTCAACTGGAGTACAAAAATGGCCATTAGCCAAACTTAAAATGTTCTGTTTCCTAAGAAGAATCCTAAGATGGTCTTCATTTCTGTATTTCAACCTATTAAAAATGCAGGACATTGTTTTGGTGTACAAATACACAATGTTTTCATCCCATTTCCTTAAACACTACATCAAATTTAATTCTCCTTTTCTACTCTAATTCATTCATAACATCATCTTACAAGTGGTTCCACTAGTTTACTAATCAACAGGCAGCAGATGTACTAACCATTCTAAAGCACATCAATTTCCTGGAACTCAAAATGCTCTTAAAATTTCTTGGCTTAAAGAGCCAGCTAGATATTTctctaaatacaaatatataaaaactgaCGGCAGGAAATTTGGGACCATTAAGTATTTACATTCAAAAAGACAGAACTTGGcagattccatttatattactGTTGATCAATACCAATCAACACCTTCAATACGTCCTCAGGCTTAAGACCAAATAGGAGActgacccctcctccctccctcttaggTTAAGTAACACAGTTCTATCAATAAATTAGGTTCTCTACAAATAAAAAAGCCAAGTCTTTAAACTGTCAGTCTTGCAAAGAAAAATGACCAAAGACTAACTTTCAGAGGTTGGCTGCCTAATTATGTGGTTCTTCAgagaagaccctaatgctgggaaagatccaaGGCAGCAGACAGGGGAGAgaggggatgagatggtcagatagcaccactgattcaaaggacatgaatttgagcaaactctgggagatagtgaggacagggaagcctggtgtgctgcagtccacagggttgcaaagagttggacacaatttagtgactgaacaacaacatacgtGGTTCCTAAAAAATGCCatttcaatgctgctgctgcactCCAATATTACTCAGAACTTAAAATTAacaacctagaagaaaacagaacttttgaaaaaaatgtccaAGACTTAATCAAGATAGcccttatttttcagtttttccttttcccctattGCCTTGGCTATTTAACCAAGACATATCATCCTTCTCTAAAGATATACTGTAATTTGAAACATgggattcttaaaaaaaacactttctaCCACCTTTATAAGGTTGACTACAATATCCAATAGAGCCTTTCCTCTTGTAGAACCTGAGTGCATTTGTATAATCATTTAAATATCCATATATCCTAACCCCTTGCATACTATGCTGCTCCTTAATGTTTTTGAGTATTAATTTTGATTTGCAATAAGTGCCAGTTTTCAAAGATTTACACATTAACATGCAGAATCATGTACAATGCATTTGGACTGTACATGTACATACACTACCTCACTCAGTCCCCTTTCAAAATAATCCATTTCAGCTCTGTACATTTAAGAACAAAAGAATAGCAAttcaaataacaaaagaaatCTCATAGTAAAGGTGGAGTTAGGGCACAGACTTTACGAAAGTGCCATTTTGTTTGAAACATTATTTAagtcttttcttaatatctgatACTTAAGAGTCAATATGGGATAAACTAAGTATGGATCAGCAATTCACTTTTTCTGCCTTTCAGATAATAAACCTTTTcttattaaagcatatatatggtaAATATAAAACATCCATGGTAAAGAAATAGTATTATCAGTATTTTGATAGCTTCTATGTGCCTATCTCAAATTTAGAATCCCCATCATACCAATGAGTACCTCGAATTTTAGCCATTCCCTTGTATTCTGGTCTTGTCATCTGTTAGTTTACTTACGTTATCCTTCTAGGACACCTTGtatttttacttaatattatGTTTGTGAATCATACATGCtgatataaatttttctttttcactgctgTACTGTATTCTATGGGACGAATTTATCCAGACATTTGAGCTGTTTCTAATATTCTGTCATAAACAACACTTATAAACATGGATACCAAAGTACATGTACAAGGGTTTTTCTAGGCCTATGAGTCTAGGGTATAAAGCTTGAGAGGAATTCTGGGTCATTCTCATTTTACTAGGAAACATTAAGTTCTTTTTCCTAAGTGGCTGTATTGaaattcattataaatttggcTACACTGTGAAACACTAAGCAAACATTTCACTTAGAGTCTTCTGAATTTAAAGCTAAAATCAAGTATTTCCTTTCTGAACACAGTGTAAGTCaaaataatcctttttatttaataagtgaaagacgctcagtcgtgtcagattctgcaatcccatggactacacagtccacggaattctccaggccagaatactggagtgctagcctttcccttctccaggggaccttcccaagctagggattgaacccaggtctcccgcactgcagacggattctttaccagctgagccacagtaaATCAAATAATTGAGAAGCGTGTGACTATTAGGTCTGGTAGTTATGTATTTGAACcacaaaagacaaaaatgtttGGAGAAAACAGCTTTAACAGGATGCCTACTACAGATAGAATTACAAACACTATCTCAATTCTGGGGAACAATGCAATTACTATCCCCATCTTCGGAAGAGAAAATCTGCTCACAAAGGTTCAggatcttgcccaaggtcacacacacacaatctataTATATTAAGATGTGGCGTCCCCAAAATTTTTATCCAtagataaaactttttttaaagcgACTTTTTCGATTAAGAGGAACCTTAAGATTTGAATCTCAGTAT includes these proteins:
- the DDX17 gene encoding probable ATP-dependent RNA helicase DDX17 isoform X1; translation: MRGGGFGDRDRDRDRGGFGARGGGGLPPKKFGNPGERLRKKKWDLSELPKFEKNFYVEHPEVARLTPYEVDELRRKKEITVRGGDVCPKPVFAFHHANFPQYVMDVLMDQHFTEPTPIQCQGFPLALSGRDMVGIAQTGSGKTLAYLLPAIVHINHQPYLERGDGPICLVLAPTRELAQQVQQVADDYGKCSRLKSTCIYGGAPKGPQIRDLERGVEICIATPGRLIDFLESGKTNLRRCTYLVLDEADRMLDMGFEPQIRKIVDQIRPDRQTLMWSATWPKEVRQLAEDFLRDYTQINVGNLELSANHNILQIVDVCMESEKDHKLIQLMEEIMAEKENKTIIFVETKRRCDDLTRRMRRDGWPAMCIHGDKSQPERDWVLNEFRSGKAPILIATDVASRGLDVEDVKFVINYDYPNSSEDYVHRIGRTARSTNKGTAYTFFTPGNLKQARELIKVLEEANQAINPKLMQLVDHRGGGGGGGKGGRSRYRTTSSANNPNLMYQDECDRRLRGVKDGGRRDSASYRDRGETDRAGYANGSGYGSPNSAFGAQAGQYTYGQGTYGAAAYGTSGYTAQEYGAGTYGASSTTSTGRSSQSSSQQFSGIGRSGQQPQPLMSQQFAQPPGATNMIGYMGQTAYQYPPPPPPPPPSRK
- the DDX17 gene encoding probable ATP-dependent RNA helicase DDX17 isoform X2; protein product: MRGGGFGDRDRDRDRGGFGARGGGGLPPKKFGNPGERLRKKKWDLSELPKFEKNFYVEHPEVARLTPYEVDELRRKKEITVRGGDVCPKPVFAFHHANFPQYVMDVLMDQHFTEPTPIQCQGFPLALSGRDMVGIAQTGSGKTLAYLLPAIVHINHQPYLERGDGPICLVLAPTRELAQQVQQVADDYGKCSRLKSTCIYGGAPKGPQIRDLERGVEICIATPGRLIDFLESGKTNLRRCTYLVLDEADRMLDMGFEPQIRKIVDQIRPDRQTLMWSATWPKEVRQLAEDFLRDYTQINVGNLELSANHNILQIVDVCMESEKDHKLIQLMEEIMAEKENKTIIFVETKRRCDDLTRRMRRDGWPAMCIHGDKSQPERDWVLNEFRSGKAPILIATDVASRGLDVEDVKFVINYDYPNSSEDYVHRIGRTARSTNKGTAYTFFTPGNLKQARELIKVLEEANQAINPKLMQLVDHRGGGGGGGGRSRYRTTSSANNPNLMYQDECDRRLRGVKDGGRRDSASYRDRGETDRAGYANGSGYGSPNSAFGAQAGQYTYGQGTYGAAAYGTSGYTAQEYGAGTYGASSTTSTGRSSQSSSQQFSGIGRSGQQPQPLMSQQFAQPPGATNMIGYMGQTAYQYPPPPPPPPPSRK